The sequence GACGATGAGATTCGCCGCGCGGCGATCCTGTCGATCATGTGCCGACTACGTTTGAGCTTCGACGGTATCAGCGAGCAGTTCGGCATCGATGCCGCGGAGTATTTCTCTTCCGAGATGGCACGACTGGAGGAGCTCACCGACGACGGCCTCGTACAGATCAATGCCGATGGCTTTGTCGTAACGTCGACCGGGCGGCATTTTGTGCGCAACATCGCGATGGTCTTCGATGCCTATCTGCCGCGTCTGACCGGGCAGGCAACGGCGAAGAAACCGATCTTCTCGCGGACGGTGTAACCAAGACGGGATCGTGGACAAGGGGCTGAAGCCCCTTGGTTGCCAATAATGCCGAATTGCTCCCCATGTCATCCTGAGCGACTTGTCCCGAGCGAAAGCGAGGGAAGCGAAGGATCTGCTGTTCTCTCACTGCACGGTTCAGCATGACGCCTCTCGACGGTCTGATCATCGGCGGCGGCATCTCCGGATTGGCGGTGGCGCATTGGCTCGGCCTGCACGAACGCCCCGGTGGCTGGGAGCTGTGGGAAGCGACCGACCGTCTCGGCGGTACGATCGGCACGGACCGTATCGATGGGTATTCGGTCGACTGGGGCCCGAACGGCTTCCTCGATCGCGAGCCGTTGACATTGCGGCTTGTCAACGAGATCGGCCTGCGCGATCGACTGGAACCGGCCAATGAGAAGAGCGAAAAACGCTTTATCGTCAAGAATGGTCATCTGCACCCGGTGCCGTTTTCTCCGGTCAGGATTCTCACGACCGGGCTTCTGAATCCCATCGAGAAACTGCGACTTTTCGGCGAGCCGTTTGTTCCCAGACGTGCGGATGATTCCGATGAATCGGTCTATGACTTCGCGGCGCGACGGATCGGCCATGGGGCGGCGCGGATGTTTGTCGATCCAATGGTCTCGGGTGTGTTCGGAGGTCTGGCGAAGGAGCTGTCGCTGCCGTCGTGTTTTCCGATCATGCGCGACATGGAAATGCAATATGGCAGTCTCGTGCGCGCGCTGATCGCGAAGATGCGCGAGAAACGCCGCGCCCGGCGCGCGAATCCTGACGCTCCCAAGAAACGCGGCGGCCCGGCTGGTCCCGGCGGGCATCTGACATCGTTCCGCGGCGGCCTTGATGTCGTCGTGACGCGCCTCGGTGATCGACTTCAGCCAATCATCCGGACCGGACAGGCGGTGAAGCGGATCACATATGATGATGGCGCCTGGTTAATCACAGACGGCCATGGCGGACAGGTTCAGGCGCGGCGCGTCGTTCTCACATGCCCCGCCTATGCCGCCGCCGAGATGCTCAACGGCCTGGACCAGACACTGGCGGCGGCGCTCAATGAGATCCCCTATGCTGCAATCGTAGTCGTCGCTACCGGGCACCGACGCGAGGACATTGTGCATCCCCTCGACGGCTTCGGTTTCCTGATTCCTCGAAATCAAGGGTTGCGCACGCTGGGGTCGATCTGGACCTCGTCAATTTTCGCCGACCGCGCTCCCGCCGGTCACGTTCAGTTCCGCACCATGCTCGGCGGGGCAGGGGATCCGTCGGTTGTGAATCTCAACGACGACGAATTGTGGCAGATCGTCCGCCGGGAACTGAATCCCGTGATCGGCATCAAGACCGATCCCTCCTTCCTGCGCGTCTATCGCTGGGAACGCGGCATCCCGCAGTTCACGCTCGGGCACCGCGAGCGACGTGCAAAGATCGAGTCTCTGGCTTCACGGCATCCCGGTCTGCATTTCGTCGGCAACGCCTTCTACGGTGTCGGCCTCAACGATTGCGTGAAGATGGCGCACCGTGTGGCCGGGCAGATTCTCACAATGTAGGGCGGGCTTTGCCCGCCGATCCCGTGCCCTGACAGGCCGCTGAAAAGAGGCGACTCTTGTCATTCCGAGTCCCGCCGCTCTTTGGCGGGGCGAGGAATCTGCTGTCCTGCCACCGGAGAAACAGCAGATCCCTCGCTTCGCTCGGGATGACAAATGGGCGCAAAGCACCACTCCCATGGGTTTTCCAGCATGCCTCGCATGCCATGCTCAATCCTCCGGCGTGTACCGGGGGACCTCGCCGCGATTGTGCTGGTACTTGGGGTTGTTGATCTCGGGGATGCGACGGGCGTATTCGTCGGATGTGATTGTGTTCTGCCAGTGACCGGTCACCATCGCCAGGCCGATCCCGGTGACGAAGATCGCCGTGACGGCGATCCATGTGGCGCGTCGCGACAGGCGGGCGCGGGTCTTCGGCAATGACAGATGTAGCGCTTCGGTGCTGGGGCAGACATCGACACAGGCGAGGCAGGCGTTGCATTCATCCGATCGCACCCGGTGCAACCGCGCCACCGGGATGTGCGCCGGGCAGGCGATGTTGCACTTGTCGCAGTCGATGCACGCCGAGACCTTGCGGGTGATCTTCCACGGCGACAGGAGACTGACCAAACCGGTCAGCGCCCCATAGGGACACAGGAACCGACACCAGAAGCCGCTGATGATGAAACCAAGACCAAACAACACGCCCAGAGTCCACAGTGTTGTGGAATCGATCTCGGTGAAGAACTTCAGCATCTTGATGTCGGCGACTTTGTTGTAGGGCGAGTGGATGAAGGCGTTCAGGCCCTGCCGCGACATCTGAAAGAGGATCGCCCAGACGAAAAAGAGCAGAAGAAGGTACTTCAGGGAGCGCAGGGGAATGTCGAGCGCGCGCGGCAGCTTCCCTTTCCAGCGATGGATCTTGCGCCCCGCACTCCCGACCGCCTCGGAGATCAAGCCGACCGGGCAGACCCAGCCGCAAAACGACTTCTTCAGCAGGATCGAGGAGATCAACGCCAGCAGGATCACGACGGTCGCCGCCGGGTGAATATGATTGAGAATCCCGGTGGCGATCCAGTCGCGCAGTCCCATCAGTCCGGAGATCGGCAGGAAGGACTCGGCCCCCGGCGGACGGGTCGGCGGTGCTCCCGCGGCACCGGTCTCGTAGTAGCGCACA comes from Candidatus Zixiibacteriota bacterium and encodes:
- the hemG gene encoding protoporphyrinogen oxidase translates to MTPLDGLIIGGGISGLAVAHWLGLHERPGGWELWEATDRLGGTIGTDRIDGYSVDWGPNGFLDREPLTLRLVNEIGLRDRLEPANEKSEKRFIVKNGHLHPVPFSPVRILTTGLLNPIEKLRLFGEPFVPRRADDSDESVYDFAARRIGHGAARMFVDPMVSGVFGGLAKELSLPSCFPIMRDMEMQYGSLVRALIAKMREKRRARRANPDAPKKRGGPAGPGGHLTSFRGGLDVVVTRLGDRLQPIIRTGQAVKRITYDDGAWLITDGHGGQVQARRVVLTCPAYAAAEMLNGLDQTLAAALNEIPYAAIVVVATGHRREDIVHPLDGFGFLIPRNQGLRTLGSIWTSSIFADRAPAGHVQFRTMLGGAGDPSVVNLNDDELWQIVRRELNPVIGIKTDPSFLRVYRWERGIPQFTLGHRERRAKIESLASRHPGLHFVGNAFYGVGLNDCVKMAHRVAGQILTM
- a CDS encoding 4Fe-4S binding protein; the encoded protein is MSLHPTDDAPDTSVLASPAPPRRRPTIRRRRASGIDWRFWSQSFWTVITLWIGWEFYRFVRYYETGAAGAPPTRPPGAESFLPISGLMGLRDWIATGILNHIHPAATVVILLALISSILLKKSFCGWVCPVGLISEAVGSAGRKIHRWKGKLPRALDIPLRSLKYLLLLFFVWAILFQMSRQGLNAFIHSPYNKVADIKMLKFFTEIDSTTLWTLGVLFGLGFIISGFWCRFLCPYGALTGLVSLLSPWKITRKVSACIDCDKCNIACPAHIPVARLHRVRSDECNACLACVDVCPSTEALHLSLPKTRARLSRRATWIAVTAIFVTGIGLAMVTGHWQNTITSDEYARRIPEINNPKYQHNRGEVPRYTPED